The Oncorhynchus gorbuscha isolate QuinsamMale2020 ecotype Even-year linkage group LG08, OgorEven_v1.0, whole genome shotgun sequence DNA window GTAGGAAAGGTCACTTATAGGTTTCATGCAACATCATACCAACCATACTGTAGTCAAGAGTTGTACATGTTTTATTGTAAGTAAAGGAGTAAAGCTAGATAACGTTAGTAGAACGTTGGTACAAGGTACCTTCAGATATCTGCATGCGGTTGTCCCCTCCTTTCTGCTTGTCCTCGTCTGAGGAAGTGTTGTCAGAAGAGTGGCACTTCCTCTTCATAGCGATGGGAATGTTACAGCCCTCTAGATATCTGTCAAGAGACACAGGAGACCGCTTAACTTTCTATCTTCATCAAAAACAATAGCCCATGATGTAACTACCATGAAATTGGGTAGCAGTAAGTTTAAATAGCAGCTACGTAGTACCTACCACTCTCCTTCCCACATACAGTAGCTACCCAGAAATACTACCTATAATTATTTTCCCCCATAAAAGACTAAACTAAATGAATAGACAGATGACTGCCTAATGACAAGAGAGATGTtcagcacaggaggctggtgagaggaggaCGGCTAATAATAATGTCAGGAACAGAGcggatggaatggtatcaaacacctggaaaccatgagtttgatgtatttgataccattccactgattccactccagtcattaccacgagcttgtcaaattaaggtgccaccaacctcctgtggcgtACAGATAAATGATGAGCAAGATTAATAAATAAGTGACTAGTTAGAAGCTGACCTGATGACGTTGTCCAGACAGCTGATCTGTTGGTAGGAGTAGACCGCCTGGTCGTTGACGGCCAGCTGCTCCTCCTGTACTGCAGGCCTGCAGTTCTCCAGGTGGGTGGCCCCACTGTCCCTCCAGCTCAGAGGTGCCACGGGGGCTGCAGTGTCCTTGAGACGGACCGCCGCGGGACTCTTCTGGAGGaactctgctagggagagggtAACGGTCAGGACTGGAATGGGCATGAATATGAACATTATGTTTACACCAGACTACACCCATTTAACATCACCCatgtattaaacacacacatatacatctcGCTCAACACATAAACACGCATTCATATCTGTACATCCACACACATCCACTCCCCACTCTACATGATCAAATGCACACACAAGCATATCTCAAAAGGTATTTTTCTTGCAGATTGTAAATATTTCTGTTTTGGTTGTCTTGTGTGACTTACTGCCAGGGTTCTTCTTGGTCTCAGACCTGGCTGAGGAGGATGCTTTGTAGATTTGTTGTTCCTGACTGTTCTGGAGGTGGATTCCTTTACAGATCCCCTGGAATGACCTCTGctggggtggagagaagagacatGCTCACtatcatggagagagagagagagagagagagagagagagagagagagagagagagagagagagagagagagagagagaggagagagagagagagggagaggagagagagggagggagggagggggagggagggagggagggagggagggagggagggagggagggagggagggagggagggagggagggagaaatagactGGGAAAAGTGAGAAATAGACTGGGAAAagtgagagcgagaaagagatagacaggtaaaacagaagTAGAAGGGTACTCACAGGTTTGGCccagctgctctctccctcctcctcgaTGCGTGTCCTGCTTGGGCTGCTACCATTgctgttgatgttgatgtctcTGGTTGAATGTGTGTTGCTCTCGCTGGTCTTTCCCTGGGATGCTGCAAGGTGGTCGTTGCTTCCCACGTACCCACTGGTGCTAGTGCTGTGAACcggctgtagtagcagtctgtgGATCTGCTCAGTGATCTCCTGGACTTCAGAGTCCATGATCTTGGTCTCCATGAGGGCAGGGAGCGGGGCCTCGAACACATCCTCATTCACCGGTCCCCTTCCAGTGGAAACAACCATATTATCATTATTAGCAGTCATTTCTAGAACAATAGACACAGCATAAAAAAGTATTTTTttgccatttaaaaaaatgatgcCAAGATACTGTAACACAAAAAAAGTGCTGAGCAGGGAGAAGTGCCAAGATACTAAAAATGTTCCAAAATAGGAAAACATTGTGCTAGGCAGACACTCACATGCGGACGGTGTGCCTCCCGATGATGAAAGAGACCTTACAGCTCCAGGGATTGACAAAGCTGGACCAGCTGGTGTCGATGATGGCGTACTCTCCGTTCCGTGTGCAGAACCTGATGGAGGAGTGGTCGAACGGCTGGCCAGCATACTGAAGGACtatggataggagagagagaaaagggagtaTAAATGTCACTAAAATATGCTGTAAAGGGacattccatttgttttgtatgcAACCCAGTGATGTAATAATTAAAAGTGTAATAATTGTTCATGTGTTGTTCTAGTTTTACTTACTCCTCTTGTGAATGGCCAACATGCTCTGCCTGTCATTGGGGTGCATGAGAAGAAGGACTGGGGTGCCAATCAGCTCCTGGGGGAGGTAACCAAGGAGAGGAACagccctggaacacacacacaatgacattaTGAATCAGCGTACAGTAGTCCTACctcaggaggttggtggtaccttaattgggaaggacaggctcgtggtaatggctggagtgcaatcagtggaatggtataaaaaaggaccctgggactacacacctccctctgcaactggaccctggacttcctgacgggctgtcaccaggtggtaagggtaggcaacaatacatctgctacgctgatcctcaacactggggacccTCAGGGATGTTAGTCCTCctgtactgcctgttcacccacaacGCGTGACCAAgcacgattccaacaccatcattaagtcagcaaacgacacaacagtggtaggtctgatcaccgacaacaatgagacagcctatagggaggatgtcagagacctggccgtgtggtgccaggataacaacctctccctcaacgtgatcaagacaaaggacatgattgtggactacaggaaaaggagggctgaacacgcccccattcataTCGACGGGGTTaaagtggagtgggtcgagagtttcagttccttggtgttcacatcaccaacaaactatcatggtgcaaacgcaccaagacagtcatgaagagggcatgacaaaaccttttccccctcaggagactgaaaagatttgtcatgtgTCCCCAGATCCTAAAAAAAGTTTTACTGCTGCACcagcgagagcatcctgaccagttacatcaccgcctggtatggcaactgctaggcatctgaccgtaaggcgctatagagggtagtgcgtatggcccaatacatcactggggccaagcttcctgccatcgagGACCTAGTGTATATACTAGACggtggtcaaagactccagccccccaagtcatagactgctctctctgctaccgcacagccatagttctgcctacatgtacaaatgacctcaactaacctgtacccctgcacattgactctgtacctgtcccccctgtttatagcctcgttattgttatgtaatcttattgtgttactttttatttaattttttacttgAGTTAATTTAGCAAAcatttattgaactgcattgttggttaagggcttgtaagtaagcatttcatggtaagatctaaacctgttgtattcggcacttgtgacaaataacatttgatttgaaatacatcaaacacatggtttcaatGTGTTGGATGCCATTCAATTttctctgttccagccattattatgagccgtcctcccctcagcagcctacacTGATTACTAGATCATAATCCCAATACAAACACAGTATCAGAAAAATGTTTGGTGTCTTGCCTCTCGTCCACATCCTGGAACACGCAGCTaggagtgtgtgtggtggtgaagATGCGCTTGTCGCTAGGAATTCTGGGAGCTGTAGGCAAATTAAAACACTGTTAACACCACTGTTCCCACACACCAATCGCATACTATCCACTGTTATACACTATTAAAGATGCAGTTTCAAAAGTATTCAAACAGGCACAACTCAGGTGTTGTGATGGCATTTTGATTGGTCCTTACCCTTGTATCCGGAATGCAACCTTTCAGCCAGTAGGAGGCAGCAGAGCTGGTTCTCAGAATGGACCTTGTCCTGCACCTTCATCAGGAAGGAGGTCATACGGAACGGAGAGTACTGTATGTCCCCCTCACACTCCTTACCTCCACTACAGAACACAGGAGAGAGTGGACAAAGTCAGCAAGTCACTAAAGCAGCAACAAAACCATGAAAATATAGCCTATAGTATGATAATGATTGACGGTTTGTGTCAGTGGATTTCCCTTCTTCAGCAGCTATTTCACAGAGTTCAGCTCTACTACGCTACTTGTGTTTTTACCTGCCTCTTGGGAGCAGAGTTGAGCCGTAGTtttactttaacaacaactatgAATAGTGAGTGTGTGCATCTatacgtgtacgtgtgtgtcagaGAGGAGCGAGAAGAGACCAGCTCGAGACTCAAACTAATTTAAATCTATCCAAAGTGGAAAAAGGGAATGAATAGAAATGCAAAGAGAAGCTGGCACACGGTCATAGCCCTACACACACCTGATCCGACAGAAGAAGGATTTCTCCCGCATGCAATCCGACGGGGAGGACTCTgaaaagagaagaggggaaggggaACATTTTTTAATTCAAAAGAAGCCTCTACTTCATCGGCTTACTGCCGACCCTCGCCTCAGTGTTTCCATGCCTACACTACGCATGTTTCCCAAGCTCTTATTAATCCCTCTGCGTTACCTGGCTTTAGGGACTCTGTCATTGATTTGTATTGTTTAGCATGGCTGACGAGGGTAGGGCGACTAGACTCAAATCCAGTTAAATGTTTTCATGTTTTCCTAGCAACAGTTCAGCGTGTGCTGTTTTAAATGAATTTGTTTTCCGATCATTATAACTACATGGGATTTGCGTGTAAAGAGTTGTGAGTGTCTCAAAAGGGTGCTATAGATTTCAAAATAATGATTCACTATCATTAGGACGGGGGACCACTCGTAAAGCCAGATGTAATGGGTAAACATGCATGTTTTCTTTTTCCACCCTACCTTAAACATTTTTGTGCACACCTTGTGATGTATCTAAAACTGTTTATAGACTGTCTATAAGAGGTTATACGTTAAAGAGGGTGTTAGCTACCTGCTCCGGGGCACATGCTCCAGGAGGGCAGGTGGTAGGGCGTGGTGAAGCTGTAGAAAACACTGACGTCTTGGGGAGTCAGGAACTCCACAAACCTAGCGTCCTTGAAGACACCCCTTTTACAGTTGAGGATAGAGGCAGCCTGGTCTGAGATGTAGACGATCTTCCCCGTGATCAGAGATATCGCTACCGCAAAGTTGTCCTGGAGGAACACACAGGAATACGTATGAGAAAAAcatgcatatacagtacacacacagctgCAAGCGTGGATTATTCCTAATCGCTGGGATATCTGATCTGTTGTTGTTCAGACACTGTATGTCAAATAAGGCCAGAGATGGACACAGGTGTGGGTATGACTATGAGTCACGCTATCAATGTACTTTGGTATTGTTGGGTTCTGTTTGCAACTGCTTTATGTGTTTAAGGTAAAATTGTCTCTTTTTCATGCTTTGAAGGTGTATTCAGAGGAAAAAGGGTTAGTAACTTACATTGTTTTTGAGGGTGTACTCTGAGGTGATGCTGTCTATCTCCTTGATGGTGTAAGAGGATACATCCAGGCCGGATGGCTGAATGCTATTGGTCATAAACAGCTGGTAGTACTCCTCATTggctgaaacacaacaacacaaacccACATTGGTTTCCTATTTGCCTTTTAAGATGCATTAGACAACAACAAACTATAATGTAATGCTAAATACATAATCAAATCACATGTTCAGGCTTACTACCCAGAATGCTTTGCGGTTGAGTTATCTCTTACCTTCCACCTGTTTGACACAGCGCAGGGCGTATTTCAGAGTGTTGAGGGAGCTGGACTTGTTGCCCTTGTTCCTCTTGTCAGCAGGAAGGTGGCGCTTGAGCTCCTTCAGGGTCCTGAGAAGCTCCTTCTGGGTCTTGGCCTTAGCTGACTCCTCACTACTGCAGCCGCTGGTGGAAGGGTTGTCCTGCTCAGAACTCAGCAGGCTGAAAGCATTGGAACTACTGGGAGGAGAGGGGCTGTGGGAGTTAGagctggggagacagacagacagacagacagagattatTAATGACATAAAGTAACATGTTTTCATTGAGAATTGTTTCAAACCACTAGAATTAAATTGTTATAAGCAAAAGTGATACACTAAAAATAGACTCCAAAGCTACTACCATATAGACATATGCAACCATTGATGAATGATTTAATTCCTCAATCGTGGACAATAAGTGGATTTCATGTTTATGACGAAGAGGGTATTTTCCAAAATGTTTTAAATGAAATAGCAAAACAAAGTCCTTGAGTTTAGCATGAAATGAGTGGATCCATTTCTTTGCCCATCTGGTACAATGGCTTGGAGTTTGCTCTACTTTTATTGTGTTCAGGAGAGTACAATGATACAATGGTACATGGATACCAGAGCAGCTCTTAAAAATGATATTTGCCTTTTTGTTTTCCCCATCCACTCTGCAGTTGtctgtgttcctgtctctgtaaCATTCCACTCTTTGTACTCCGTAAAATGTGCCATCTTTGGCAAATGACACCTTGAGTGGAATGTAATAGCTGAACAAAGACTGGCAACCACGCTAACTCCACAGAGGATGCCATGGGAATTCTATGCTGTTTCAATCTCAGGTCAGTCTGACTTTCCTCTGTCTTTGAAAGAGCATAATTACATcacctagtggtcaaacagggaaatggttccaatcgtttttccaccattcatttttgtGTTTCGTTTAGgatcaccctggcgtgatgttttgataaccatgtaaatctctctcagacaaggtgactTATATCAAtatatttactctcagatttgaaaatgctaattagcatcaaagtatgggaaaaatgaatggtggaaaaccGATTACAACCATTTTCTAGTTTGACCacaaggttttatgggtattatgactctgTGGTACTCTATTGTGTCTTTTTGAAGCAAAGACGGGACCATGGCACAGGTAaactggattgtgtgtgtgcgttaatgtgtgtgtgagaatctGTAGTAAGTATGAGccaatgtgtgtttttgtgtcacAGGCATCAGCCTAAAGGCTAAGCAAGAGCGCTAATACATCCAAAAGCTATAAACAGCTGCTGAAGACAGCCAACTCATGAAATATAACTCAGGTGTATTTAAATAGTAGCTCAGAATATAATATAAGCATTTAGAGATCTAATTATATAAAAGAGAGCCACCTAAAGTATCAGCGGTATCTCCTATTGGCATTAACAGAGTGGTCTGGCAAACGGTTGCAACTAATTATAGAGGTAGGTAAATAGAATAAGCTAATTATATAATGATAATAAGAGCAGCTGTAGGCCTCCCCACTGTTGCAGTGGAGCTGACAGGTACATACTGTATTGTCACAGAGTGGAGACAGAAAGCGAAAGACAACTTCACCCTATGACACACAAGTACTGCGACCTCTCAGCAAAAAAATACCTCGATCACTCTTTGCTTTTAACGAGAAGTTCCACACAATCAAGAtgtgctccagtgcctttctctTCAAAGAGTGTTTTCAGGTGTTTTCAGCCCAGCTGCTGAGAAATAAGGAGGGGGCAGAGTGTGTCATTAGGGTGGTGAAGTGGGCACCGCCATCCAATTACAGCCACTCCATTGTCAGCTTCCATAAGTTCTCAATGGGGTCCATTATTACTTTCTACGGGGTTTTCACTTCTCTCTGTGAGGGTCTCACTTCCAATATGTGGTCCATCATTTCCTGTCTATGGAGCAGCCTGCATGGGCACCAtggggagagaaatgagagacaGGGTGCCGCTGTCAGTATCTAGGGCATGTCAGATGTGGACCAGCCTGTGCCAACAGAGGAAGATCGAGGGATGGAGGGACCCTGATACAACATGAAAGACAGCCACCATCTCTAACGGCCTCAGAATGTGCTGCCAGTGAGGCATATTGATGTCAACCTACGTCAAAGGGGGacacagacacaacaacagaggatGATAAAAAGGACATGCATCATCATGTAGCCTTGGATTTAGATGGGATGTTGATGATGTGTGGTGTTGGATCAACTAATAATGTCAACTCTTCCTAGTCTGATGGGCTGCCGGCAAAATAAGACTGGTAAAAAGGTACCCATCTAGAAATGTTGTCTAGTCTAACCCCTCCCATAAACCAACTAAAGCACATCCGCTCACTGACCGCTTGTTGCTCCCAGACGACCCCCCGAGAGCCGAGTCTCTGCTGTTGCCATTGGAGCTACCTGTTGACTCGTTGCCGTGACTCTCGTTTCCATGGCTTCCGTGGATCTCGTTGCCGTGTGACTCGGTCCCGCTGGATCCACTGCTCTTCATGTCCACGTCGTCGTGGAAGGAACGTGAGCAGGCGCTCCTACGGCCAATGTGGGGTGAGGCCGAGGGGTCCTGGCAACTGCTGTCACTGCCTTCTGAGGCTAGACCCAGGCCTGGACCAACCTGGCTATAGCTGCTCCTACAACGAAGCTGGGCTATGGACCTGCACCCTGAGGCCCCCCTAGCCATGGACCTGCACCCTGAGGCCCCCCTAGCCATGGACCTGCACCCTGAGGCCCCCCTAGCCATGGACATGCACCCCGAGGCCCCCCTAGCCATGGACCTGCACCCTGAGGCCCCCCTAGCCATGGAGCTGCAGTCTGGGTCTGAATTATCTGACATTAGAGGAAGGGAGGTGTGGTGTGTTGAGGGTTTAAACCAGAGAAGTGCTGAGTAGAGGATGGAGGAAGCTAAACTTAATCACCCCATTGTCCACAGGATGCCAAAGAGAATGGATGGATGAGCTGCAGTTTtctggaagagaggaagaggagggtcagTTAGCTACACTAGTTGTGACAATTTCTTACAATGTTAAAACCATTTAAGCGCACAATTAAATAAATCCCAGGAACAAATATATAATTTGATACAGTAGAATTCCTCTGAAGCTATCAGACAAGAAACACCTAGCCAAGACCCCCAAAGGTGTCACCTGCCCCTGTCCTCTGCCCTGTAACACAACAGAGCTAGCTAGACATTGGCTATCCCAGTACCTATATCAGTTCTATCTAGACCTCTGGGATCCACCCAAGTGAGGGCCAGGTCAAGGGATGGTCCATCAAAGCGGAACCACCCGACAGTTCTCCTTATTGGGGTAGCCCCCTgccctttctcccccctctggGGAGCTCAGTTGAACCTGTAACTTGTCTAGGCAGGGCTTGAGTCAGGCCAGCTCAGTGTATGAGTCTACTCCACTATCCTTTCAAAGGGACTCCCAGTCCCTGACAGACATGAAACGTGCCAAACCAAGCCATTGTGTCCTGTAAACAGCAGTTGGCACGGCCGCGGTGGAAAATAACTCCTCTGCACTAAGTCCACATGCCTTCACGCAACACACTGTCCTCTCTGTATTTGACCAATTGAATTacggccttgtgtgtgtgtgtgtgtatgtgtgtgtatgtgtgtgtgtgtgtgtgttcccagagTAACGTGGTGACCCAGAGAGAGACTCGCAGGAGGCAGTAGTAAAATGCACTacggactgtctgtctgttattgcAGGGACTGGTTCTAACAGACAGTATGCGAGGTGGCTACTCCTGTTTGTGTATTATTTTGCTCTGTTGAGTAATGGGCACAATGGCAGGTGTGAAGAGGTGGCAGATAACTGGCCGGCTATTAGTAATATTTCAAGTTTTAAGTTTCAATGTTTATTCACCACATGCACACAATACAACAGTGTCCAAGACTAGACTTGACctgtgtccaggaaactggcCCTCAAAGCCAACCCCCCCTGTTAGTGATGTATCACTCTCCTTGCTTTGCCCTGAGTAGCATCATATGAACGACACAAAGCCCCCAATCAGTAATGTAACGACACAATGCCCCCAATCAGTCATGAATGACACAATGTCCCCAATCAGTCATGAACGACACAATGCCCCCAGTCAGTCATGAACAACACAATGCCCCCAATCAGTCATGAATGACACAATGTCCCCAATCAGTCATGAACAACACAATGCCCCCAATCAGTCATGAATGACACAATGTCCCCAATCAGTCATGAACAACACAATGCCCCAATCAGTCATGAACAACACAATGCCCCCAATCAGTCATGAATGACACAATGTCCCCAATCAGTCATGAACAACACAATGCCCCCAGTCAGTCATGAACGACACAATGCCCCCAATCAGTCATGAACGACACAATGCCCCCAATCCGTCATGAACGACACAATGCCCCCAGTCAGTCATGAACGACACAATGCCCCCAATCAGTCATGAACGACACAATGCCCCCAGTCAGTCATGATCGACACTATGCCCCCAATCAGTCATGAATGACACAATGCCCCAGTCAGTCATGAATGACACAATGCCCCCAATCAGTCATGAACGACACAATGCCCCCAGTCAGTCATGAACGACACTATGCCCCCAATCAGTCATGAATGACACAATGCCCCAGTCAGTCATGAATGACACAATGCCCCCAGTCAGTCATGAACGACACAATGCCCCCAGTCAGTCATGAATGACACAATGCCCCCAGTCAGTCATGAATGACACAATGCCCCCAATCAGTCATGAATGACACAATGCCCCAGTCAGTCATGAATGACACAATGCCCCCAATCAGTCATGAACGACACAATGTCCCCAGTCAGTCATGAACGACACAATGCCCCCAATCAGTCATGAACGACACAATGCCCCCAATCAGTCATGAACGACACAATGCCCCCAATCAGTCATGTAACGCATTGGGCTGCTTGCCAATGTCCTCTGGCTGAATCTACCACTGTTACTATAAGGTCATAAACATAATCAGCATAACTTTATGGTGTTGCATTAGTAGTCAATAAAGTAACTTAAACCATAAAGCATTATTGAATTGAACCACGCCGTGCTGGGGACAGGAGACGTGCTGTCATCATGGGACTATTGTAACTTAACGAGGTTGAACGTTTTCAAAACTCAGACTACTGACCCATTTCCTCCACAATATCTTTATTACATTACTTCCTGACTACAGGAGCCTGAAATAGAAGAACATGGAAAGAACAACTACTGGTGTTTTGGGATGACAAAGATAAGCACACTTGTTCTACACTGCTGCTCATTGATAATTGATTAGATACATGACTACCACTACACTGCTGCTCTTTGATTATTGATTAGATACATGACTACCACTACACTGCTGCTCATTGATTATTGATTAGATACATGACTACCACTACACTGCTGCTCATTGATTATTGATTAGATACTGCTGCTCATTGATTATTGATTAGATGACTACCACTACACTGCTGCTCATTGATTATTGATTAGATACATGACTACCACTACACTGCTGCTCATTGATTATTGATTAGATACATGACTACCACTACACTGCTGCTCATTGATTATTGATTAGATACATGACTACCTCTACACTGCTGCTCATTGATAATTGATTAGATACATGACTACCACTACACTGCTGCTCATTGATTATTGATTAGATACATGACTACCACTACACTGCTGCTCATTGATTATTGATTAGATACATGACTACCACTACACTGCTGCTCATTGATTATTGATTAGATACATGACTACCACTACGCTGCTGCTCATTGATTATTAATTGCCATTACCATTAGTACCTATCTATTTTATCTTGCTACTGGTCACTGTTACTCATGTTTAATGTATATATTACCACTTGTATATTACCATAGGCATTTATatattcctgctaccagtcagtcactttccagccctgtttacatattcactgagtgtacaaaaccttaggaacatgacatagactgaccaggtgaatccatatGCCTTTCACAAGCATTTTGGATTAGGAGGTTCATTTTATACATTGTGTATACATAAtattataaataatataaataagtAGGTGAGGTGAGGCCACTGTAGCATTTACATATGTAGTTTAAACACTTCATTTTTATTTCAAAATGTACAAATAATCTAACTTGTTTGTACATGTTAGACATCTTAGTAAGTAGGCTATTATTACTGAAGACTAATTTCGGATGAACAAAAAAAATGAATCCTCCTCCATACCATTGACCTTATGATTGTGTCTCTCTAGCAAAGAAAAATCTCATCAAATTGGAAAATCACACACAGCGATTATTGTTTAGTCGGCTAAAGATGACTAAAAACAGGACACAACACCGGCTCCATGCGGTGGCGATTTTTCATTTAGGCCTAATCGACGTGTTATAAAACAGCGGCGCAAGGCACCCAGCCACTGTCTGGCTTGAAACAATCGAACCAGCCGCCTGATCAGTTAATAATGTTTTGTACCAATGTTTCACTGCCAGAAAACACCGCAATAGACTGCCCTTTCAATACACTAAGCATGTTTTTGAAAGATCTCTGACACATGCAATGATGACTGATCACTCATCCTCACTCAAGCTTGATCATACAGAGGGCAAACATTTGTTATTGTTTTGCATAATTGTTTCTCTGTATTGTTTCTATGACTATGGCACAGGCTGCGTACAGTCCAGCAGTAGACATGTAAGGAGCGTAACTAACAGTCAGTGGGCAGGGCTTACTGTCCCACTATGACCCGCACACTGACAGTCAGTGGGTAGGGCTTACTGTCCCACTATGACCCGCACACTGACAGTCAGTGGGTAGGGCTTACTGTCCCACTATGGCCCGCACACTGACAGTCAGCGGGCAGGGCTTACTGTCCCACTATGACCCGCACACTGACAGTCAGCGGGCAGGGCTTACTGTCCCACTATGACCCGCACACTGACAGTCAGCGGGCAGGGCTTACTGTCCCACTATGACCCGCACACTAACAGTCAGTGGGCAGGGCTTACTGTCCCACTATGACCCGCACACTGACAGTCAGCGGGCAGGGCTTACTGTCCCACTATGACCCGCACACTGACAGTCAGTGGGCAGGGCTTTACTGTCCCACTATGACCCGCACACTGACAGTCAGTGGGCAGGGTTTACTGTCCCACTATGACCCGCACACTGACAGTCATGCAACGCAACTTTCTAACtccttttaaatatatatatttttttgtaaaaccCACCAAGGCCTGTTATAATAAAGATGTATATATGCTCTGACCACTCCCAGAGTTTCGAAGA harbors:
- the LOC124041933 gene encoding period circadian protein homolog 2-like isoform X7; this translates as MSDNSDPDCSSMARGASGCRSMARGASGCMSMARGASGCRSMARGASGCRSMARGASGCRSIAQLRCRSSYSQVGPGLGLASEGSDSSCQDPSASPHIGRRSACSRSFHDDVDMKSSGSSGTESHGNEIHGSHGNESHGNESTGSSNGNSRDSALGGSSGSNKRSNSHSPSPPSSSNAFSLLSSEQDNPSTSGCSSEESAKAKTQKELLRTLKELKRHLPADKRNKGNKSSSLNTLKYALRCVKQVEANEEYYQLFMTNSIQPSGLDVSSYTIKEIDSITSEYTLKNNDNFAVAISLITGKIVYISDQAASILNCKRGVFKDARFVEFLTPQDVSVFYSFTTPYHLPSWSMCPGAESSPSDCMREKSFFCRISGGKECEGDIQYSPFRMTSFLMKVQDKVHSENQLCCLLLAERLHSGYKAPRIPSDKRIFTTTHTPSCVFQDVDERAVPLLGYLPQELIGTPVLLLMHPNDRQSMLAIHKRILQYAGQPFDHSSIRFCTRNGEYAIIDTSWSSFVNPWSCKVSFIIGRHTVRMGPVNEDVFEAPLPALMETKIMDSEVQEITEQIHRLLLQPVHSTSTSGYVGSNDHLAASQGKTSESNTHSTRDININSNGSSPSRTRIEEEGESSWAKPQRSFQGICKGIHLQNSQEQQIYKASSSARSETKKNPGTEFLQKSPAAVRLKDTAAPVAPLSWRDSGATHLENCRPAVQEEQLAVNDQAVYSYQQISCLDNVIRYLEGCNIPIAMKRKCHSSDNTSSDEDKQKGGDNRMQISEDPALFKAQPGLTAVDDIIAYKKTEATTTASGVVGSSSLAALAVPPCSKTESVVSITSQCSYSSTIVHVGDKKLQPKSEIIEDVSGGGEAVEQVSQTPGPPPSAVSRPSLQREPYKKLGLTKQVLANHTQREQQAFLCRFRELQGVQVFQANCSQYLERQKGQGATDAVPTVRPCRQAEPAARRSGRNKKTKSKRVKQNELSDSSLSHRKRQQQPRPHLLYQGLNQTSWSPSNSSQSTLPPLAYPNIVPAFPLQVYPGVGTMAGTMPTSPENSMPGFGDSQCNQDPQCPAPNIQPSPFSTPMVTPVVALVLPNYVFPQMGSGAPEQQPFYQVETAGYSSQPQPFPLQTSLTFPAQGPFLPQPQPFPLQTSLPFPPQSSSTIQAQFLGQNPLAPQTGFPIPTQPFSSMAMEPPKPSGETTQSRGSTPGSMDGRDQVPSPPVFQSPCSSPLQLNLLQLEETPCSLQRQHSMVVAPSSGDPPGNNNFRDKGRSVVCHAMEKITLQQYAAATPEKRSETTLAAWIHPGTAARRSKGTPPAAIVGEAVVSWRCGQWRWSRTNTTSMYCRTRPVWSPPTLTTRGIERLLREDRERLRGMQKSQPCFTGEQQRELVEVYPWMRSGGLPKFMDVKACVCFEEDAPEAAMSEEQPDLDMGDTGTETSEVSPSRKPSEEPLNTDTCPCPSSGLGSS